In the Cydia fagiglandana chromosome 5, ilCydFagi1.1, whole genome shotgun sequence genome, one interval contains:
- the LOC134664277 gene encoding eukaryotic translation initiation factor 4 gamma-like isoform X4 encodes MKIQLVYLTLWSLSQAAYISRMTVNRMRVPTAFRPGVTLHRPWTHPRLVQAASHRTPYVIYRNPPHRYAMKHYGPNPNNNRNVFINSGPWKTTARLPTITSVTPEYEFVKAASAPTALRVNGAIHTIPAPNLSLSEKPIVVIDATEHGVKVTTEGPKPTYEVTEKYIEPSIHVAKIESPIGFSKATSLTGPEIQSLVRNGAALQLTSEYGLPAIAMSQHQAQLVPQQFTIQQGFSAMPTHQDLVQSGAEGIIIPPNALYQPDPGYLQKLQNQLLQRYPAVEFIPYAADIPTEAQIQTQASQIQPQVILLQNKVTKQAPAPFVAREQQNDKNVVQRETQEKTVVTLVPQKLIITTQNVTEKPAETTTPYQTTTPQNITVQVVTESQPSSTVKYIVESTTEEHKTTTPLYYAQVGQSVGSAIASGFFSAINDVRAAAALAQVSETPQEPVTTEAELNTTTSSTSTTTTSTSTTINPEFQPYFVHKTDDQKNETSGELISVLGIPFAKPEPVKPIPKPDETVKVAYTLYRADDKDQKVAKDGSVYAGQIVEASISEDQDFNKEKNSIMSRRAPVRLIAVPAENPSTSTTSTTTQVPQKITVVKAKIPPKSKLTFDDKTGEPVLRIYASYVDTPQQKEVVVSKLANMKQKEVTRKTDSVDNWKAATVKSVDKTQGPNMNQVTQFGLKLRSRSDDYIPLFDDYED; translated from the exons ATCCAACTAGTCTACCTCACGCTATGGTCGCTATCCCAGGCCGCATACATCAGCCGCATGACGGTCAACCGCATGCGGGTGCCGACGGCCTTCCGCCCCGGAGTCACGCTTCACCGGCCCTGGACCCATCCTCGGCTAGTCCAGGCCGCGTCGCATAGGACGCCTTATGTTATATACAGGAACCCACCTCACAG ATACGCCATGAAGCACTACGGGCCCAACCCCAACAACAACCGGAACGTGTTCATCAACAGCGGTCCATGGAAGACGACGGCCAGACTACCGACGATCACCAGCGTGACGCCGGAGTATGAGTTCGTGAAGGCTGCGTCTGCGCCGACTGCTTTGCGAGTTAACG GTGCCATCCACACGATCCCAGCGCCCAACCTGAGTCTCTCGGAGAAGCCAATCGTGGTCATCGATGCGACGGAGCATGGAGTGAAGGTGACTACTGAAGGT ccaAAACCAACATACGAAGTAACAGAGAAATACATAGAGCCGTCGATCCATGTCGCTAAGATCGAATCGCCTATAGGATTTTCTAAAGCAACG TCCTTAACGGGCCCTGAAATACAAAGCCTGGTCCGAAACGGCGCGGCCCTACAACTGACATCAGAGTACGGGCTGCCGGCGATAGCTATGTCGCAGCATCAGGCGCAGCTAGTGCCGCAACAGTTCACTATACAACAG GGTTTCAGTGCCATGCCAACCCACCAAGATCTTGTCCAATCCGGCGCTGAAGGCATCATAATACCGCCGAACGCATTATACCAACCTGACCCCGGATATCTGCAAAAACTACAGAACCAACTGTTGCAGAGGTACCCTGCCGTCGAATTCATACCATACGCTGCTGACATCCCCACGGAAGCACAGATCCAAACTCAAGCATCGCAAATCCAGCCCCAAGTCATCCTGCTCCAAAACAAAGTTACCAAGCAGGCACCAGCACCATTCGTCGCAAGAGAACAGCAGAACGATAAGAACGTCGTACAGAGGGAAACTCAAGAAAAAACCGTAGTAACATTAGTCCCGCAAAAACTTATAATAACCACTCAAAATGTAACTGAGAAGCCAGCTGAAACCACCACCCCATACCAAACTACAACGCCACAAAATATAACTGTTCAAGTGGTCACTGAATCTCAACCTTCATCAACAGTTAAATACATAGTAGAAAGTACTACTGAGGAACATAAGACGACAACTCCACTGTACTACGCCCAAGTTGGTCAAAGCGTTGGAAGCGCAATAGCAAGTGGGTTTTTCTCAGCAATCAATGACGTCAGAGCAGCAGCTGCATTAGCTCAAGTAAGTGAGACACCACAAGAACCTGTAACTACTGAAGCAGAATTGAATACAACTACGTCATCGACCTCGACAACCACAACTTCCACAAGCACTACAATCAATCCAGAATTTCAGCCATACTTTGTACATAAGACGGATGATCAGAAAAACGAAACGAGTGGAGAATTAATATCTGTATTAGGAATTCCTTTTGCGAAGCCAGAGCCCGTCAAGCCAATACCTAAGCCTGATGAAACAGTGAAAGTAGCTTACACTCTATACAGGGCTGACGATAAAGACCAGAAGGTAGCAAAAGACGGAAGCGTATATGCTGGACAGATAGTGGAAGCGAGTATAAGTGAAGACCAAGATTTTAACAAGGAGAAGAATAGCATTATGTCCAGAAGGGCGCCTGTACGGCTGATAGCTGTTCCAGCTGAAAATCCTAGCACGTCCACAACGTCAACTACAACGCAAGTACCACAGAAAATAACAGTGGTGAAAGCGAAGATCCCACCAAAAAGCAAGTTGACGTTTGATGACAAAACAGGCGAGCCAGTCCTGAGAATTTATGCCAGTTATGTGGATACTCCTCAGCAG AAAGAAGTGGTGGTATCCAAGCTAGCAAACATGAAACAGAAAGAGGTAACCCGAAAAACAGACAGCGTCGACAACTGGAAAGCAGCAACCGTAAAATCAGTAGACAAAACCCAGGGACCGAATATGAACCAAGTTACTCAGTTCGGACTCAAACTTAGATCGAGAAGCGACGATTACATACCACTGTTCGATGATTACGAAGATTAG
- the LOC134664277 gene encoding eukaryotic translation initiation factor 4 gamma-like isoform X3 has product MKIQLVYLTLWSLSQAAYISRMTVNRMRVPTAFRPGVTLHRPWTHPRLVQAASHRTPYVIYRNPPHRYAMKHYGPNPNNNRNVFINSGPWKTTARLPTITSVTPEYEFVKAASAPTALRVNGDKGAIHTIPAPNLSLSEKPIVVIDATEHGVKVTTEGPKPTYEVTEKYIEPSIHVAKIESPIGFSKATSLTGPEIQSLVRNGAALQLTSEYGLPAIAMSQHQAQLVPQQFTIQQGFSAMPTHQDLVQSGAEGIIIPPNALYQPDPGYLQKLQNQLLQRYPAVEFIPYAADIPTEAQIQTQASQIQPQVILLQNKVTKQAPAPFVAREQQNDKNVVQRETQEKTVVTLVPQKLIITTQNVTEKPAETTTPYQTTTPQNITVQVVTESQPSSTVKYIVESTTEEHKTTTPLYYAQVGQSVGSAIASGFFSAINDVRAAAALAQVSETPQEPVTTEAELNTTTSSTSTTTTSTSTTINPEFQPYFVHKTDDQKNETSGELISVLGIPFAKPEPVKPIPKPDETVKVAYTLYRADDKDQKVAKDGSVYAGQIVEASISEDQDFNKEKNSIMSRRAPVRLIAVPAENPSTSTTSTTTQVPQKITVVKAKIPPKSKLTFDDKTGEPVLRIYASYVDTPQQKEVVVSKLANMKQKEVTRKTDSVDNWKAATVKSVDKTQGPNMNQVTQFGLKLRSRSDDYIPLFDDYED; this is encoded by the exons ATCCAACTAGTCTACCTCACGCTATGGTCGCTATCCCAGGCCGCATACATCAGCCGCATGACGGTCAACCGCATGCGGGTGCCGACGGCCTTCCGCCCCGGAGTCACGCTTCACCGGCCCTGGACCCATCCTCGGCTAGTCCAGGCCGCGTCGCATAGGACGCCTTATGTTATATACAGGAACCCACCTCACAG ATACGCCATGAAGCACTACGGGCCCAACCCCAACAACAACCGGAACGTGTTCATCAACAGCGGTCCATGGAAGACGACGGCCAGACTACCGACGATCACCAGCGTGACGCCGGAGTATGAGTTCGTGAAGGCTGCGTCTGCGCCGACTGCTTTGCGAGTTAACGGTGATAAAG GTGCCATCCACACGATCCCAGCGCCCAACCTGAGTCTCTCGGAGAAGCCAATCGTGGTCATCGATGCGACGGAGCATGGAGTGAAGGTGACTACTGAAGGT ccaAAACCAACATACGAAGTAACAGAGAAATACATAGAGCCGTCGATCCATGTCGCTAAGATCGAATCGCCTATAGGATTTTCTAAAGCAACG TCCTTAACGGGCCCTGAAATACAAAGCCTGGTCCGAAACGGCGCGGCCCTACAACTGACATCAGAGTACGGGCTGCCGGCGATAGCTATGTCGCAGCATCAGGCGCAGCTAGTGCCGCAACAGTTCACTATACAACAG GGTTTCAGTGCCATGCCAACCCACCAAGATCTTGTCCAATCCGGCGCTGAAGGCATCATAATACCGCCGAACGCATTATACCAACCTGACCCCGGATATCTGCAAAAACTACAGAACCAACTGTTGCAGAGGTACCCTGCCGTCGAATTCATACCATACGCTGCTGACATCCCCACGGAAGCACAGATCCAAACTCAAGCATCGCAAATCCAGCCCCAAGTCATCCTGCTCCAAAACAAAGTTACCAAGCAGGCACCAGCACCATTCGTCGCAAGAGAACAGCAGAACGATAAGAACGTCGTACAGAGGGAAACTCAAGAAAAAACCGTAGTAACATTAGTCCCGCAAAAACTTATAATAACCACTCAAAATGTAACTGAGAAGCCAGCTGAAACCACCACCCCATACCAAACTACAACGCCACAAAATATAACTGTTCAAGTGGTCACTGAATCTCAACCTTCATCAACAGTTAAATACATAGTAGAAAGTACTACTGAGGAACATAAGACGACAACTCCACTGTACTACGCCCAAGTTGGTCAAAGCGTTGGAAGCGCAATAGCAAGTGGGTTTTTCTCAGCAATCAATGACGTCAGAGCAGCAGCTGCATTAGCTCAAGTAAGTGAGACACCACAAGAACCTGTAACTACTGAAGCAGAATTGAATACAACTACGTCATCGACCTCGACAACCACAACTTCCACAAGCACTACAATCAATCCAGAATTTCAGCCATACTTTGTACATAAGACGGATGATCAGAAAAACGAAACGAGTGGAGAATTAATATCTGTATTAGGAATTCCTTTTGCGAAGCCAGAGCCCGTCAAGCCAATACCTAAGCCTGATGAAACAGTGAAAGTAGCTTACACTCTATACAGGGCTGACGATAAAGACCAGAAGGTAGCAAAAGACGGAAGCGTATATGCTGGACAGATAGTGGAAGCGAGTATAAGTGAAGACCAAGATTTTAACAAGGAGAAGAATAGCATTATGTCCAGAAGGGCGCCTGTACGGCTGATAGCTGTTCCAGCTGAAAATCCTAGCACGTCCACAACGTCAACTACAACGCAAGTACCACAGAAAATAACAGTGGTGAAAGCGAAGATCCCACCAAAAAGCAAGTTGACGTTTGATGACAAAACAGGCGAGCCAGTCCTGAGAATTTATGCCAGTTATGTGGATACTCCTCAGCAG AAAGAAGTGGTGGTATCCAAGCTAGCAAACATGAAACAGAAAGAGGTAACCCGAAAAACAGACAGCGTCGACAACTGGAAAGCAGCAACCGTAAAATCAGTAGACAAAACCCAGGGACCGAATATGAACCAAGTTACTCAGTTCGGACTCAAACTTAGATCGAGAAGCGACGATTACATACCACTGTTCGATGATTACGAAGATTAG
- the LOC134664277 gene encoding eukaryotic translation initiation factor 4 gamma-like isoform X2, whose amino-acid sequence MKIQLVYLTLWSLSQAAYISRMTVNRMRVPTAFRPGVTLHRPWTHPRLVQAASHRTPYVIYRNPPHRPISRRYAMKHYGPNPNNNRNVFINSGPWKTTARLPTITSVTPEYEFVKAASAPTALRVNGAIHTIPAPNLSLSEKPIVVIDATEHGVKVTTEGPKPTYEVTEKYIEPSIHVAKIESPIGFSKATSLTGPEIQSLVRNGAALQLTSEYGLPAIAMSQHQAQLVPQQFTIQQGFSAMPTHQDLVQSGAEGIIIPPNALYQPDPGYLQKLQNQLLQRYPAVEFIPYAADIPTEAQIQTQASQIQPQVILLQNKVTKQAPAPFVAREQQNDKNVVQRETQEKTVVTLVPQKLIITTQNVTEKPAETTTPYQTTTPQNITVQVVTESQPSSTVKYIVESTTEEHKTTTPLYYAQVGQSVGSAIASGFFSAINDVRAAAALAQVSETPQEPVTTEAELNTTTSSTSTTTTSTSTTINPEFQPYFVHKTDDQKNETSGELISVLGIPFAKPEPVKPIPKPDETVKVAYTLYRADDKDQKVAKDGSVYAGQIVEASISEDQDFNKEKNSIMSRRAPVRLIAVPAENPSTSTTSTTTQVPQKITVVKAKIPPKSKLTFDDKTGEPVLRIYASYVDTPQQKEVVVSKLANMKQKEVTRKTDSVDNWKAATVKSVDKTQGPNMNQVTQFGLKLRSRSDDYIPLFDDYED is encoded by the exons ATCCAACTAGTCTACCTCACGCTATGGTCGCTATCCCAGGCCGCATACATCAGCCGCATGACGGTCAACCGCATGCGGGTGCCGACGGCCTTCCGCCCCGGAGTCACGCTTCACCGGCCCTGGACCCATCCTCGGCTAGTCCAGGCCGCGTCGCATAGGACGCCTTATGTTATATACAGGAACCCACCTCACAG GCCAATTTCCCGCAGATACGCCATGAAGCACTACGGGCCCAACCCCAACAACAACCGGAACGTGTTCATCAACAGCGGTCCATGGAAGACGACGGCCAGACTACCGACGATCACCAGCGTGACGCCGGAGTATGAGTTCGTGAAGGCTGCGTCTGCGCCGACTGCTTTGCGAGTTAACG GTGCCATCCACACGATCCCAGCGCCCAACCTGAGTCTCTCGGAGAAGCCAATCGTGGTCATCGATGCGACGGAGCATGGAGTGAAGGTGACTACTGAAGGT ccaAAACCAACATACGAAGTAACAGAGAAATACATAGAGCCGTCGATCCATGTCGCTAAGATCGAATCGCCTATAGGATTTTCTAAAGCAACG TCCTTAACGGGCCCTGAAATACAAAGCCTGGTCCGAAACGGCGCGGCCCTACAACTGACATCAGAGTACGGGCTGCCGGCGATAGCTATGTCGCAGCATCAGGCGCAGCTAGTGCCGCAACAGTTCACTATACAACAG GGTTTCAGTGCCATGCCAACCCACCAAGATCTTGTCCAATCCGGCGCTGAAGGCATCATAATACCGCCGAACGCATTATACCAACCTGACCCCGGATATCTGCAAAAACTACAGAACCAACTGTTGCAGAGGTACCCTGCCGTCGAATTCATACCATACGCTGCTGACATCCCCACGGAAGCACAGATCCAAACTCAAGCATCGCAAATCCAGCCCCAAGTCATCCTGCTCCAAAACAAAGTTACCAAGCAGGCACCAGCACCATTCGTCGCAAGAGAACAGCAGAACGATAAGAACGTCGTACAGAGGGAAACTCAAGAAAAAACCGTAGTAACATTAGTCCCGCAAAAACTTATAATAACCACTCAAAATGTAACTGAGAAGCCAGCTGAAACCACCACCCCATACCAAACTACAACGCCACAAAATATAACTGTTCAAGTGGTCACTGAATCTCAACCTTCATCAACAGTTAAATACATAGTAGAAAGTACTACTGAGGAACATAAGACGACAACTCCACTGTACTACGCCCAAGTTGGTCAAAGCGTTGGAAGCGCAATAGCAAGTGGGTTTTTCTCAGCAATCAATGACGTCAGAGCAGCAGCTGCATTAGCTCAAGTAAGTGAGACACCACAAGAACCTGTAACTACTGAAGCAGAATTGAATACAACTACGTCATCGACCTCGACAACCACAACTTCCACAAGCACTACAATCAATCCAGAATTTCAGCCATACTTTGTACATAAGACGGATGATCAGAAAAACGAAACGAGTGGAGAATTAATATCTGTATTAGGAATTCCTTTTGCGAAGCCAGAGCCCGTCAAGCCAATACCTAAGCCTGATGAAACAGTGAAAGTAGCTTACACTCTATACAGGGCTGACGATAAAGACCAGAAGGTAGCAAAAGACGGAAGCGTATATGCTGGACAGATAGTGGAAGCGAGTATAAGTGAAGACCAAGATTTTAACAAGGAGAAGAATAGCATTATGTCCAGAAGGGCGCCTGTACGGCTGATAGCTGTTCCAGCTGAAAATCCTAGCACGTCCACAACGTCAACTACAACGCAAGTACCACAGAAAATAACAGTGGTGAAAGCGAAGATCCCACCAAAAAGCAAGTTGACGTTTGATGACAAAACAGGCGAGCCAGTCCTGAGAATTTATGCCAGTTATGTGGATACTCCTCAGCAG AAAGAAGTGGTGGTATCCAAGCTAGCAAACATGAAACAGAAAGAGGTAACCCGAAAAACAGACAGCGTCGACAACTGGAAAGCAGCAACCGTAAAATCAGTAGACAAAACCCAGGGACCGAATATGAACCAAGTTACTCAGTTCGGACTCAAACTTAGATCGAGAAGCGACGATTACATACCACTGTTCGATGATTACGAAGATTAG
- the LOC134664277 gene encoding eukaryotic translation initiation factor 4 gamma-like isoform X1 — MKIQLVYLTLWSLSQAAYISRMTVNRMRVPTAFRPGVTLHRPWTHPRLVQAASHRTPYVIYRNPPHRPISRRYAMKHYGPNPNNNRNVFINSGPWKTTARLPTITSVTPEYEFVKAASAPTALRVNGDKGAIHTIPAPNLSLSEKPIVVIDATEHGVKVTTEGPKPTYEVTEKYIEPSIHVAKIESPIGFSKATSLTGPEIQSLVRNGAALQLTSEYGLPAIAMSQHQAQLVPQQFTIQQGFSAMPTHQDLVQSGAEGIIIPPNALYQPDPGYLQKLQNQLLQRYPAVEFIPYAADIPTEAQIQTQASQIQPQVILLQNKVTKQAPAPFVAREQQNDKNVVQRETQEKTVVTLVPQKLIITTQNVTEKPAETTTPYQTTTPQNITVQVVTESQPSSTVKYIVESTTEEHKTTTPLYYAQVGQSVGSAIASGFFSAINDVRAAAALAQVSETPQEPVTTEAELNTTTSSTSTTTTSTSTTINPEFQPYFVHKTDDQKNETSGELISVLGIPFAKPEPVKPIPKPDETVKVAYTLYRADDKDQKVAKDGSVYAGQIVEASISEDQDFNKEKNSIMSRRAPVRLIAVPAENPSTSTTSTTTQVPQKITVVKAKIPPKSKLTFDDKTGEPVLRIYASYVDTPQQKEVVVSKLANMKQKEVTRKTDSVDNWKAATVKSVDKTQGPNMNQVTQFGLKLRSRSDDYIPLFDDYED, encoded by the exons ATCCAACTAGTCTACCTCACGCTATGGTCGCTATCCCAGGCCGCATACATCAGCCGCATGACGGTCAACCGCATGCGGGTGCCGACGGCCTTCCGCCCCGGAGTCACGCTTCACCGGCCCTGGACCCATCCTCGGCTAGTCCAGGCCGCGTCGCATAGGACGCCTTATGTTATATACAGGAACCCACCTCACAG GCCAATTTCCCGCAGATACGCCATGAAGCACTACGGGCCCAACCCCAACAACAACCGGAACGTGTTCATCAACAGCGGTCCATGGAAGACGACGGCCAGACTACCGACGATCACCAGCGTGACGCCGGAGTATGAGTTCGTGAAGGCTGCGTCTGCGCCGACTGCTTTGCGAGTTAACGGTGATAAAG GTGCCATCCACACGATCCCAGCGCCCAACCTGAGTCTCTCGGAGAAGCCAATCGTGGTCATCGATGCGACGGAGCATGGAGTGAAGGTGACTACTGAAGGT ccaAAACCAACATACGAAGTAACAGAGAAATACATAGAGCCGTCGATCCATGTCGCTAAGATCGAATCGCCTATAGGATTTTCTAAAGCAACG TCCTTAACGGGCCCTGAAATACAAAGCCTGGTCCGAAACGGCGCGGCCCTACAACTGACATCAGAGTACGGGCTGCCGGCGATAGCTATGTCGCAGCATCAGGCGCAGCTAGTGCCGCAACAGTTCACTATACAACAG GGTTTCAGTGCCATGCCAACCCACCAAGATCTTGTCCAATCCGGCGCTGAAGGCATCATAATACCGCCGAACGCATTATACCAACCTGACCCCGGATATCTGCAAAAACTACAGAACCAACTGTTGCAGAGGTACCCTGCCGTCGAATTCATACCATACGCTGCTGACATCCCCACGGAAGCACAGATCCAAACTCAAGCATCGCAAATCCAGCCCCAAGTCATCCTGCTCCAAAACAAAGTTACCAAGCAGGCACCAGCACCATTCGTCGCAAGAGAACAGCAGAACGATAAGAACGTCGTACAGAGGGAAACTCAAGAAAAAACCGTAGTAACATTAGTCCCGCAAAAACTTATAATAACCACTCAAAATGTAACTGAGAAGCCAGCTGAAACCACCACCCCATACCAAACTACAACGCCACAAAATATAACTGTTCAAGTGGTCACTGAATCTCAACCTTCATCAACAGTTAAATACATAGTAGAAAGTACTACTGAGGAACATAAGACGACAACTCCACTGTACTACGCCCAAGTTGGTCAAAGCGTTGGAAGCGCAATAGCAAGTGGGTTTTTCTCAGCAATCAATGACGTCAGAGCAGCAGCTGCATTAGCTCAAGTAAGTGAGACACCACAAGAACCTGTAACTACTGAAGCAGAATTGAATACAACTACGTCATCGACCTCGACAACCACAACTTCCACAAGCACTACAATCAATCCAGAATTTCAGCCATACTTTGTACATAAGACGGATGATCAGAAAAACGAAACGAGTGGAGAATTAATATCTGTATTAGGAATTCCTTTTGCGAAGCCAGAGCCCGTCAAGCCAATACCTAAGCCTGATGAAACAGTGAAAGTAGCTTACACTCTATACAGGGCTGACGATAAAGACCAGAAGGTAGCAAAAGACGGAAGCGTATATGCTGGACAGATAGTGGAAGCGAGTATAAGTGAAGACCAAGATTTTAACAAGGAGAAGAATAGCATTATGTCCAGAAGGGCGCCTGTACGGCTGATAGCTGTTCCAGCTGAAAATCCTAGCACGTCCACAACGTCAACTACAACGCAAGTACCACAGAAAATAACAGTGGTGAAAGCGAAGATCCCACCAAAAAGCAAGTTGACGTTTGATGACAAAACAGGCGAGCCAGTCCTGAGAATTTATGCCAGTTATGTGGATACTCCTCAGCAG AAAGAAGTGGTGGTATCCAAGCTAGCAAACATGAAACAGAAAGAGGTAACCCGAAAAACAGACAGCGTCGACAACTGGAAAGCAGCAACCGTAAAATCAGTAGACAAAACCCAGGGACCGAATATGAACCAAGTTACTCAGTTCGGACTCAAACTTAGATCGAGAAGCGACGATTACATACCACTGTTCGATGATTACGAAGATTAG